One genomic region from Saccharomyces cerevisiae S288C chromosome XI, complete sequence encodes:
- the EAP1 gene encoding Eap1p (eIF4E-associated protein, competes with eIF4G for binding to eIF4E; accelerates mRNA degradation by promoting decapping, facilitated by interaction with eIF4E; essential for Puf5p mediated repression; associates with Puf5p and Dhh1p; inhibits cap-dependent translation; functions independently of eIF4E to maintain genetic stability; plays a role in cell growth, implicated in the TOR signaling cascade): MELNDPSIISSSQFSGELSDSDTAAATHKSQQAISNLFQKLAKKGREEKPIGSVESSTDSSNISVATSGNNKESNKKKNKKTAMLNFSSLTDPITNYKPMDLQYKTYAYSMNELYHLKPSLASASYEEDPLISELVRSLPKRKFWRLRMGPPDQKHANNHHFNGNNGGGSWKAGYKNGKNDERRMSRTKNMQGGKRRSQQDDEEKKIDQEMLEMDKNLQLGGDVGHSIADFEDWKAKMKELELKKLSKSKGISNSTAIAPRESASHETPTDLRPVIPRGPSSITDFLNLKRQDKKEESSQQTPGIPVGQPSLSKTSIEQVNELETNSDLGKSSSSRFSSFFNKSATSLPSLDNNNQVPSSNVSVVNNDGNSTPHQSGSRLMSFFKESRSSTPNAESQLLSASDKDNGKMQTLPQFQQQPQQMQPMAFTQHPPNNNAFFNGLLNKGKSETSTPPPPPPGLIAHQGPQFPVMGVPPNFPQRMMPPPPGLVQFQKDSKDVNKKEDRQLRQNKNPNGTRNSKGKQEETATPDLPQQQYMPPPPPPGFFPMHPNFPNGPMPPLPQGFPIPPNGMLPVTGQQPQPPYPNMMLQGNFPPNFQQGFGSNSPMPIPSIINANGKNVTNQLPPGLNSKKNIK; this comes from the coding sequence ATGGAACTCAACGACCCTTCAATTATATCAAGCAGCCAGTTTTCAGGTGAATTGTCTGACAGCGATACTGCAGCCGCTACTCACAAATCGCAACAAGCCATCTCAAATTTATTCCAAAAATTAGCCAAAAAGGGCAGAGAAGAGAAGCCAATCGGTAGCGTAGAATCTTCAACTGATAGCTCTAACATTTCTGTTGCTACGAGCGGTAACAATAAAGAaagcaataaaaaaaaaaataagaaaacgGCCATGCTAAATTTCAGCAGTTTGACGGACCCTATAACGAACTACAAACCAATGGATCTGCAATACAAGACATATGCATACTCCATGAATGAACTTTATCATTTGAAACCATCTTTGGCAAGTGCTTCGTACGAAGAAGACCCACTTATTTCGGAACTTGTGAGGAGTTTACccaaaagaaagttttgGCGATTGCGCATGGGACCTCCAGATCAAAAGCATGCTAATAACCATCATTTTAATGGGAACAATGGTGGAGGCAGTTGGAAGGCTGGTTACAAGAATGGGAAAAACGATGAGAGAAGAATGAGTAGAACCAAAAACATGCAGGGAGGCAAACGAAGATCTCAacaagatgatgaagaaaaaaagattgaCCAAGAAATGCTGGAGATGGACAAGAATCTTCAATTAGGAGGTGACGTCGGCCATTCAATTGcagattttgaagattggAAGGCAAAGATGAAAGAAttagaattgaaaaaactttcaaaatctaAAGGAATCAGTAACTCTACCGCAATTGCTCCCAGGGAAAGCGCCTCTCATGAAACACCCACCGATTTAAGACCGGTCATTCCAAGGGGCCCTAGTTCAataacagattttttgaatttaaagAGGCAAGATAAGAAGGAAGAATCTTCACAACAAACACCTGGTATTCCTGTTGGACAGCCAAGCCTATCCAAAACCAGTATAGAACAAGTTAACGAATTAGAAACTAATTCAGATTTGGGTAAAAGTTCATCATCTCggttttcatcatttttcaataaatctgCCACTTCGTTGCCTTCATTAGATAATAATAATCAAGTGCCATCGTCAAACGTGTCTGTAGTAAACAACGATGGCAACAGTACACCTCATCAAAGTGGTTCAAGACTGATGtcgtttttcaaagaatctAGATCGAGCACTCCAAATGCAGAATCGCAGTTGTTATCAGCCTCAGACAAAGATAATGGAAAGATGCAGACTCTTCCGCAATTCCAGCAGCAACCGCAACAAATGCAACCAATGGCATTTACCCAGCATCCTCCTAATAACAAcgcatttttcaatgggCTATTGAATAAAGGTAAAAGTGAAACTAGTACTCCTCCTCCTCCACCCCCAGGACTAATTGCTCATCAGGGTCCACAATTTCCTGTGATGGGTGTACCACCAAATTTTCCACAACGCATGATGCCACCGCCACCAGGTCTCGTTCAATTCCAGAAAGATTCTAAAGATGTAAATAAGAAGGAAGACAGGCAATTAAggcaaaataaaaatccaaacGGAACAAGAAATAGCAAGGGAAAACAAGAGGAAACAGCAACGCCAGATCTGCCTCAACAGCAATACATGCCACCACCCCCACCTCCAGGGTTTTTTCCAATGCATCCTAACTTTCCTAACGGCCCAATGCCACCATTACCACAGGGGTTCCCAATCCCACCAAATGGTATGTTACCGGTAACAGGACAACAGCCACAGCCACCTTATCCAAATATGATGCTACAAGGAAATTTCCCCCCTAATTTCCAGCAAGGTTTTGGTAGTAACTCCCCTATGCCAATTCCATCTATTATTAATGCCAATGGCAAAAATGTTACAAACCAGTTACCACCAGGATTAAACtctaaaaagaatataaaatga
- the LOS1 gene encoding Ran GTPase-binding protein LOS1 (Nuclear pore protein; involved in nuclear export of pre-tRNA and in re-export of mature tRNAs after their retrograde import from the cytoplasm; deletion mutation extends replicative lifespan, as does exclusion of Los1p from the nucleus in response to caloric restriction), whose amino-acid sequence MLERIQQLVNAVNDPRSDVATKRQAIELLNGIKSSENALEIFISLVINENSNDLLKFYGLSTLIELMTEGVNANPNGLNLVKFEITKWLKFQVLGNKQTKLPDFLMNKISEVLTTLFMLMYSDCNGNQWNSFFDDLMSLFQVDSAISNTSPSTDGNILLGLEFFNKLCLMINSEIADQSFIRSKESQLKNNNIKDWMRDNDIMKLSNVWFQCLKLDEQIVSQCPGLINSTLDCIGSFISWIDINLIIDANNYYLQLIYKFLNLKETKISCYNCILAIISKKMKPMDKLAFLNMINLTNELTYYHQAISMNPQIITFDNLEVWESLTKLITSFGIEFTIIIEQVNDDQKLDTLYKQSVISNVDSILLEKIIPILLEFMNNEFDSITAKTFPFWSNYLAFLKKYKASSPNFVPLHKDFLDNFQQICFKRMKFSDDEVTQDDFEEFNETVRFKLKNFQEIIVVIDPSLFLNNISQEISANLMNCKNESWQIFELTIYQIFNLSECTKNNYFGLNKNEIMTSQPSLTLVRFLNELLMMKDFLLAIDNEQIQILFMELIVKNYNFIFSTSANTANATDDDEKYLLILNIFMSSFAMFNKRENVRLRSWYLFTRFLKLTRINLKKILFANKNLVNEITNKISPLLHIKVTSINAQGTDDNDTIFDNQLYIFEGIGFIITLNNSSQELTAATANTPIDYDILDQILTPLFTQLEGCITQGASPVVILECHHILMAIGTLARGLHIGLVPENQVNNMVVNKKLINDSLIHKFSNIAEVILVTFSFFNKFENIRDASRFTFARLIPILSNKILPFINKLIELILSSTDLKSWEMIDFLGFLSQLIHMFHTDTDCYQLFNQLLTPLINKVHSIIEEIDEQHDQQSSSNKPIDTAVTATSVNKNIVVTDSYRDKILLKKAYCTFLQSFTNNSVTSILLSDINRAILPVILNDLVTYTPQEIQETSMMKVSLNVLCNFIKCFGNGTCLDNDDINKDPNLKIDGLNEYFIMKCVPIIFEIPFNPIYKFNIKEGNFKTMAYDLARLLRELFIVSSNPTTNENECVKYLTQIYLPQIQLPQELTIQLVNMLTTMGQKQFEKWFVDNFISVLKQGQ is encoded by the coding sequence ATGCTAGAACGGATTCAGCAGCTGGTAAATGCAGTGAACGATCCACGCTCAGATGTGGCCACTAAGAGACAAGCCATCGAGCTGCTAAATGGGATTAAATCATCAGAGAATGCATTGGAAATCTTTATATCATTGGTCATCAACGAGAATTCAAATGATTTGTTGAAGTTTTACGGACTGTCCACATTGATAGAATTGATGACGGAGGGCGTGAACGCTAATCCAAATGGTTTGAATCTGGTAAAGTTTGAAATAACCAAATGGCTCAAATTTCAAGTTTTGGGCAATAAGCAAACTAAGCTGCCTGACTTTTTAATGAATAAGATTTCTGAAGTGCTGACTACTTTGTTTATGTTAATGTACAGTGATTGTAATGGAAACCAGTggaacagtttttttgACGATCTGATGAGTCTATTCCAAGTGGATTCGGCTATTTCCAATACGAGCCCGTCTACCGATGGTAACATTCTTCTAGgtcttgaattttttaacaaGCTCTGTTTGATGATTAATTCGGAGATTGCTGACCAAAGCTTTATTAGGTCTAAGGAATCTcagttaaaaaataacaatataaAAGATTGGATGCGTGATAACGATATCATGAAATTGAGTAATGTGTGGTTTCAGTGTTTAAAACTGGACGAACAAATTGTGTCACAATGTCCCGGATTGATCAATTCTACCTTGGATTGTATTGGGAGTTTTATCTCATGGATCGATATTAATTTAATTATTGATGCAAATAATTATTATCTGCAATTAATctataaatttttaaatcTTAAAGAAACCAAAATTTCATGTTATAATTGCATACTGGCCATCATctctaaaaaaatgaaaccAATGGACAAACTGGCTTTTCTGAATATGATCAATTTGACCAACGAATTGACTTACTATCATCAAGCCATATCAATGAATCCCCAAATTATTacatttgataatttaGAAGTCTGGGAAAGTTTGACCAAGTTGATTACTTCCTTTGGCATAGAATTTACTATCATTATTGAACAAGTCAACGATGATCAAAAATTGGATACATTATACAAACAATCGGTCATTTCAAATGTTGATTCCATATTATTGGAGAAAATAATACCAATACTTTTGGAATTTATGAATAATGAGTTTGATTCAATAACAGCAAAAACCTTCCCATTCTGGTCAAATTATCTGgctttcttgaaaaaatataaagcATCTTCACCAAATTTTGTACCATTGCATAAGGATTTTCTAGATAATTTCCAACAAATTTGCTTTAAAAGAATGAAGTTTTCAGACGACGAGGTCACACAGGATGATTTTGAGGAATTCAACGAAACCGTAAGAtttaaattaaaaaatttccagGAGATCATCGTGGTAATTGACCCAAGTCTGTTTTTAAATAACATTTCTCAAGAAATTTCAGCAAACCTAATGAATTGTAAAAACGAAAGCTGGCAAATTTTCGAGCTAACTATTTATCAAATCTTCAATTTAAGTGAATGTACCAAGAACAACTATTTCGGTTTGAACAAGAATGAAATTATGACCTCACAACCTTCGCTAACTTTAGTACGATTTTTAAATGAATTGTTAATGATGAAGGATTTCTTATTAGCCATTGATAACGAACAAATCCAAATACTATTCATGGAATTAATTGTGAAAAACTACaatttcatattttcaaCTAGTGCTAACACAGCAAATGCtactgatgatgatgaaaagtATCTATTaatattgaatattttcatGAGCTCATTTGCTATGTtcaataaaagagaaaacgTCAGACTAAGGTCATGGTATTTATTTACAAGATTCTTGAAGTTGACAAGaatcaatttgaaaaaaatcctCTTTGCCAACAAAAATTTGGTTAATGAAATAACTAATAAGATAAGTCCTCTACTTCACATAAAAGTAACATCTATCAACGCCCAAGGGACGGATGACAATGATacaatttttgataatcaGTTGTACATATTTGAGGGTATTGGGTTTATAATCACATTGAATAATAGCAGTCAGGAGCTCACTGCTGCCACTGCCAACACCCCCATCGATTACGATATATTGGACCAGATATTAACTCCGCTATTTACACAATTAGAGGGTTGTATTACCCAAGGAGCTTCGCCAGTTGTGATTCTGGAATGTCATCACATTCTTATGGCTATTGGTACTTTAGCGAGAGGTTTGCACATTGGTCTCGTCCCTGAGAATCAGGTCAACAATATGGTTgtcaacaaaaaattaatcaATGACTCTTTAATCCATAAATTCTCTAATATAGCTGAGGTTATATTAGTAAcattctcttttttcaataagttCGAAAATATCCGCGATGCATCTAGGTTTACCTTTGCCAGGTTAATTCCAATTTTaagtaataaaattttaccATTTATCAATAAATTGATTGAATTGATCTTATCGTCCACAGATTTAAAATCATGGGAGAtgattgattttcttgggttCTTATCTCAACTGATTCATATGTTTCACACGGACACAGACTGTTATCAGCTGTTTAACCAGTTACTTACTCCGCTTATCAACAAAGTCCATTCTATTATCGAAGAGATTGATGAACAACACGACCAACAATCAAGCAGTAACAAACCTATAGACACTGCAGTCACAGCCACCTCCGTAAATAAGAATATCGTGGTCACCGATTCGTATAGAGATAAAatactattgaaaaaggctTACTGCACATTTTTACAGTCATTTACTAATAATTCCGTCACTTCGATACTATTGTCAGATATAAACAGAGCAATCCTGCCGGTCATATTAAACGATTTGGTCACCTATACGCCGCAAGAGATCCAGGAAACATCAATGATGAAAGTGTCACTCAATGTATTGTgcaattttatcaaatgttTTGGGAATGGGACCTGCTTGGATAATGACGACATCAATAAAGATCCCAACCTTAAAATAGATGGTCTCAACGAATACTTCATCATGAAATGTGTCCCAAtaatctttgaaattccGTTCAATCCAATATACAAgttcaatatcaaagaaggGAATTTCAAAACAATGGCATATGATTTGGCAAGATTACTGAGGGAGCTATTTATCGTCAGCAGCAACCCCACCACAAATGAGAATGAATGTGTAAAATATTTAACTCAGATCTACCTTCCACAAATCCAATTACCACAGGAATTGACGATTCAGTTGGTTAATATGTTAACCACAATGGGTCAAAAGCAATTCGAAAAATGGTTTGTAGATAATTTCATTTCTGTTTTAAAGCAAGGTCAATAG